From Hemibagrus wyckioides isolate EC202008001 linkage group LG11, SWU_Hwy_1.0, whole genome shotgun sequence:
tgattgattgatttgtaCGTTATTAGATTATTATGAACACGTCACAGCTTTTACTCTCTAACTATTTTTGTGATAAAGAACTTAAAGATTCGGTCAAATAAAATTGTTTGACTTCTTCAGTTTGTTTAcctgtatctctctttctctctctctttctctctctctctctctctctctctctctctctctgtttatctgtctgtctgtctgtctctgtctgtctgtctgtctctctctgtctgtctctctcactcactctctctcattctctctctctctctctctctctctctttctctctctctgtctgtcacttgctctatgtctgtctgtctctctctctctctctctctctctctgtctgtcatcttctctctttatgtctgtctgtctgtctctctttgtttgtctgtctgtctttctctgtctgtctgtctgtctatttctctttttctctctctcttactctctgtctcttactctctgtctgtctgtctgtctctcgctgtctctgtctgtctgtctgtgtctctgtctctctctctctctctctctctgtctgtctgtctgtgtctctgtctctctgtctctctctctctgtctctctctctctgtctctctctctctctctctctctctctctctgtgtctctctctctctctctctctctctctgtctctctctctctctctctctctgtctctctctctctaacccaCACAGCCTCTGCCGGAGTTCTCTCGTATTGCGGGTCTGGTTCTGCCGGGTCAGGTGTTTTCAGACTGCCTGATGGTGGTTCAGTTCCTGCGCAGTTTTGGGAAGGTTCTGGGTTTGGAGCAGAGTGAGGTTCCTACACTGGGTGTGCTGCAGGAGGGTCTCCTCAACCTGGGCAACAGCATGGGGCAGGTGCAGGACCTGCTGGTGCGCCTGCTCTCCTCAGCTGTGTGTGACCCGGGACTACCTCCAGGACACAGGGTaagatacacactcactcactcactctctcacacacacacacacacacacacagggtgagagatacacactcactcactcactctcacacacacacacacacacagggtgagagatacacacacactcactcactcactcactctcacacacacacacacacacacacacacactctcacacacacacacacacacacagggtgagagatacacactcactcactcactctcacacacacacacacacacacacagggtgagagatacacactcactcactcactctcacacacacacacacacacacagggtgagagatacacacacactcactctcacacacacacacacacacacacactcactcactctcacacacacacacacacacacacacacacagggtgagagatacacactcactcactcactctcacacacacacacacacacacagggtgagagatacacacacactcactcactcactctcacacacacacacacacacacacactcactcactcactctcacacacacacacacacacacacagggtgagagatatgcacacactcactcactcactctcacacacacacacacacacagggtgagagatacgcacacactcactcactcactcactctcacacacacacacacagggtgagagatatgcacacactcactcactcactctcacacacacacacagggtgagagataggcacacactcactcactctctctctctcacacacacacacacacacagggtgagagataggcacacactcactcactctcacacacactcactcacacacacactcactcactctctctctcacacacacacacacacagggtgagagataggcacacactcactcactctctctcacacacactcactcacacacacacacactcactcactctctctctcacacacacacacacactcactcactcactcacacacacacacacactcacacacacacacacacacacagggtgagagatacgcacacactcactcactctctctcacacacactcactcacacacacacacactcactcactctctctctcacacacacacacacagggtgagagataagcacacactcactcactctctctcacacacacacacacacacagggtgagagataagcacacactcactcactctctctcacacacactcactcacacacacacacacacacacagggtgagagataggcacacactcactcactctctctctcacacacacacacacacacagggtgagagataggcacacactcactcactctctctcacacacactcactcacacacacacacactcactcactctctctctcacacacacacacacactcactcactcacacacacacacacactcacacacacacacacacacacacagggtgagagatacgcacacactcactcactctctcacacacacacacactcactctctctcacacacacacacacacacacacagggtgagagataagcacacactcactcactctctctcacacacacacacacacacagggtgagagataagcacacactcactcactctctctcacacacacacacacacacagggtgagagataagcacacactcactcactctctctcacacacactcactcacacacacacacacacacacagggtgagagataggcacacactcactcactctctctctcacacacacacacacacacagggtgagagataggcacacactcactcactctctctcacacacactcactcacacacacacacactcactcactctctctctcacacacacacacactcactcactcactcacacacacacacacactcacacacacacacacacacacagggtgagagatacgcacacactcactcactctctcacacacacacacactcactctctctcacacacacacactcactcactcactctctctctctctcacacacacacacacacacacatagggtgAGAGatacgcacacactcactcactctctctcacacacacacactcactcattctctctcacacacatacactcactcactctctctcacacacacactcactcactctctctcccacacacgcactcactctctctcacacacacacacacacatagggtgAGAGatacgcacacactcactcactctcacacacacacactcactcactcaatctcacacacacactcacttacacacacactcactcactcactgtcacacacacacagggtgagagatacgcacacacacacacacacacacacagggtgagagatacacacacacacacacacacacagggtgagagatacgcacacacacacacacacagggtgagagatacacacacacacacagggtgagagatacgcacacacacacacacacagggtgagagatacgcacacacacacagggtgagagatacgcacacacacacacacacagggtgagagatacacacacacacacacacacacagggtgagagatacgcacacacacacacacacagggtgagagatacacacacacacacacacacacacacagggtgagagatacgcacacacacacagggtgagagatacgcacacacacacagggtgagagatacgcacacacacacacacacacacacacagggtgagagatacacacatacacacacacacacagggtgagagatacgcacacacacacacacaaggtgagagacacacacacacacacacagggtgagagatacgcacacacacacacacacacagggtgagagatacgcacacacacacacacagggtgagagatacacacacacacacacaaggtgagagatacacacacacacacacacacagggtgagagatacacacacacacacacacacagggtgagagatacacacacacacacagggtgagagatacgcacacacacacacacagggtgagagatacacacacacacacacagggtgagagatacacacacacacacacacagggtgagagatacacacacacacagggtgagagatacacacacacacacacacacacagggtgagagatacacacacacacacacagggtgagagatacacacacacacacacagggtgagagatacgcacacacacacacacagggtgagagatacacacacacacacacagggtgagagatacacacacacacacacagggtgagagatacacacacacacagggtgagagatacacacacacacacacacacacagggtgagagatacacacacacacacacacagggtgagagatacacacacacacagggtgagagatacacacacacacacacacagggtgagagatacacacacacacagggtgagagatacacacacacacacacagggtgagagatacacacacacacagggtgagagatacacacacacacacacagggtgagagatacacacacacacacacacagggtgagagatacgcacacacacacacacacacacacacacataattatgAGATTTGAGCCTCAGTGCTGGTTTATGTGGTCAGTAGTGGACACATGGTGCTGTACTGCCCCCACTGTTTATGTTGGAATTGCAGCACATGGGTGagtttttctctcctttctgaGCCATCTCATGCTAAAAGATCTCGTCCTTCACAGGCCAAGTCCATCCTGGGTGACCACCTGACCAACGTGGGTCTGAACCGGGACAACGTGTCGGAGGTGCTGCAGCAGTACATGGAGGCTCACTGCGGTCAGATGGACCTGGCTGATGTGGCCCTGAGCCTGAAGACCAAGGCCTTCCAAGCACACACACCGGCGCAGAAAGCCTCAGTGCTCGCCTTCCTGGTCAACGAGCTGGCCTGCAGCAAGAGCGTGGTCAGGTACGGCTACAGACTGCTTGGTTTTAAATATTCCTCCAGAGTCTGACCGTGTACAGAGGTCAGGAGAGAGGTCTGGGTCAaggattattcattattaatgcgCCTTTACATTTCATCTGCTACAGAGAGTGACAGTACAGGCCATTCACTATGTTCCAGTGTTTGTACAAAAATCACACAGGTGTCTAATTATGTAactgtgatctctctctctctctctctctctctctctctctctctctcactctctctctctctctctgtttatctgtctgtctgtctcttactctctgtctgtctgtctgtctgtttctctttttctctctctcttactctctgtctctgtctgtctctctatctctctctcactctttcgttttctctctctctctctctcactctctcactctttctctctccctccctccctctctctctctctctctctctcaccccccccctctcttacacacacacacgtagtgAGATTGATAAGAGCCTGGACCAAATGAACGTGCTGAGGAAAGACGAGTGTATCGTGGAGGGAAAGCTCAAAAAGTGAGTGTCTTCAGCCTTTCGCGCAAgctgaatatttatattataaatatgtaacaatatatatatatatattattattatcttctaATGAAAACTGTACAGATTAATatgatgtaaatatttttacgttttttttctgtgtaaatgTTCAGTTCCAGCATTAATTAAGCAAATCTTCGTTGATTTCCTATAAAATCTGATGATCTGTACTCATGATTTAATTGTTAATTCCAATGATGTACAGGTTGAAGAACATTCACGCGAAGCGCACGGGGAAGCGAGAGGCCGCTGGGGGAGACGAGCCTCAGGCCACCGGCACGCCGAGCACCGGACACAAGCGCAAGAGGAAGGCGGGGGACAGCGACGACGACGAGGACGAAGACGACGACAGCGATGAGGCTGTAGACGACGACGACGAGGACGATgaagaagaggtgaagaaggcgAGGAAGGTGGAGACGTGTGACGAGGTAAGAGTTGACATGTTCATCGCAAAACATTTCCAATATTTCTGGACTTCCTGTGAACATTTTCGGATATTTTGTTCGTGTGTGTGACTCAAAGGATGAAGGAGATCAAGCCACGAGCGTAGAAGAGCTGGAGAAACAGATTGATAAAATATCAAAGGTAAAGAAACGCACATGCACTCTGTATTAAACCTGCACACACtccagctctcacacacacacacacacacacacaatcacactctcttcgtcttgtgtgtttgtgtgagtgcaGCAGCAGAATCTGATCAGACGGAAGCTGTTCGAATCGTCTCACGCCTTGCGCTCCATGAGCTACGGACAGGACCGATATCGTCGCCGCTATTGGATTCTTCCACAGTGCGGAGGAGTCTTTATCGAgggagtggagagtggagaaggtacacacacacacacacacacacaatacataataGAGCACACTACTTATTTGGCCTTTGCAGGTTTCTATTCCACTTCCCACCAAACACTttcaggaagtttttttttgtttgttttcatttagctgTTTTCCTGATTCTCATTTAACTCTTAACTTGACATTACGGCAGACTTGCTCGAGGGTTTTAATGCCTTAAATGCCACTTTAGCTAAACGACTCGACAGTCAAAAGTCGTTAGACTCCTTAACGAGGAAAAGTTGAATTAGCTAAAGCATGTTATTGAGGATGCTAATAAAGACAACAGCAGAGTGGAATTAACACTCAGGTATGCTGTCCAGCTGTAAAATAAGGGGGTGTGCAGACTTTTGcatttaactatatatatatatatatatatatatatatatatatatatatatatatatatatatatatatatatatatatatatatttactgacTGAGTAAAAACCATTAAAAGTGATAAAAGTATAGAGATGtaactatagtgtgtgtgaatgaaggtCAGCTGAAGTGGACACACGCGTCTCTCCACAGGTCCCGAGGAGCTCGAGAAGGAGCGAGAGCGCCTACGCAACTTCGAGCCGGTGAGGATCAAGGAGGAGCcacaggaagaggaggaggaggaggaggaagaggagacaCAGGcggaggaggagcagcagcagccgGAGGTCCAGACGCAGGCTCAGGTGAAGCAGGAGGAAGAACAGCGTGCCGAGAAGGAAGTGAAACAGGAAGACGAGAAGCCCTGCTCGCCACCAGACAAGCTCCAGGAGAAGGACGCCCAGCTGTTAGACCCCGCCTCCTGTCCTCTCAAGGAGGCCCCAAACCCACCCAGTGACCTCACGTCCCTTTGCCATACTCCTGACAGCAGCATGGCGTCTGTCACCACGGCGACCGCATCAGCATCATCTCCAACTCATTCTACCTCCAAACCTACTGTACTGTGCAGCACTCCTGCGGACTCCGTACCTCTCGTGGCTCAGTTTGGTGCTCCTCCTCCACAATTCGGTGTTCCTCTGTCCCTGCAGCATCATCAGCACCTCCTGGCTAACGATCAGCTCCTGCGCGTTTTAACGGAGCGCAGCGGCCATTGGTTCAGCCTCCTGCCCCGTTCTCCCTGTGACGACTCTTCCCTCGTCCAACCCACCACGCCGCTGCGCTCCTCGGCTCAGCCTAACAATGTCCAGCCCAGGAGCCCTCCTGCTCCGTCCTGCTCCCCTCACCAGCACCTCCAACCTCCGTCTGCCTCCAGCAGCCCTCTAAACGCTGCTCACGACGGCCTGGGAAACCTCACCGTCTCGCCTCTGCAGGTAAAGCAGCCCTCATAGACATTATccacatatattatatattatccaCACTGCTGTTCACCTACCAGCTGATAGTTTTGCAGTAGGATTTATCGTGCAGCGGTGCTTTAGTCCTTGAGTCTTCCTCATCTGTAGACTCTgttcaaacagatcagcttcagCTTTCATGCTCAAAGCACCGTTGTCTTGTAGCTCATCCCTGACTAACCTAGTTGAGTCTCTTGCATTCTGGGATACATTCTGCCGAGGTTTACTGTAATGCGATATAAACGTACAGTGGTTTATGTAAACGTCTCCCTGTGCCTGTAGGTAAAACCCGGTGGTGCTCTGCTGCCTTTGCCCATGTGTGGATGGTCAGGTGGCATGATCAGCCCTAACCTGCCCATGTGCAGCAGCCCTATGCCCCTTTGCCCGCTCACTGAAGGCAGCGCCAGCCCCCTGCTGGCCCCTAGCGTCTCCACCAGCAAAAGTGGCTCTCCTGCGCCCCCTGGGGACAAACCGCCTTCTGCACCATCACCTGCTATAGATCTGCCACGAAACCATGACCAGCCACAGCCACAGCCCATTCCAGAAGgtgagacacgcacacacacacgcacacacatacacacacacatacacgcgcacacacacacacacacacactactcataTGTCCATAAAGCCTAATAATCTAAGTTATACATGCCCCTcattatgatgtgtgtgtgtgtgtgtgttgcagacaTGCTGATGGGTTGGTGGAAGATGATGGACATGGAGGAACTGCAGGCCCTGATGAAGACGCTCCACAGCAGAGGCATCAGAGAGCGAGCGCTGCACAAACAGGTCCAGAAATCCATGGAGCTCATCCCACAGACCTTCAACAAGAACAAGGAGGGTGAGTCTctaataatacacacttcaACAAAACGTCCATTTTGACCCATAGATTAACAACTGAGGCTAATAAACTGACCTTAAGTGAGACTTAAAGTAAACACACTGGCAGGTTTAAGCGGTCACTATCGTTTCAGTGGGGAGGTTGTGAAACTCATGGGCCATCTcccgctctgtgtgtgtgtgtgtgtgtgtgtgtagtagctgTAATGGAAGTTTCGGAGCTGGACGAGGGCCAGGTATCCGTGGAGACGCTACAGGAGTGGTGTGTGGAGGAGCAGGCGATGGAGACTGACATCGCCTTGCTACAGCAGGTGGAGGAGCTTGAACGCAGGGTCACTTCAGCCAGCCTGCAGgtcaaggtaaaaaaaaataaaataaacagacaagtgtgtgtgtgtgtgggggggtgtgattgattttaatttaaagaaGTAGTTCTTTAAAAGGTCTAAATGCTCTAAATGTACCCTCGAGCACTCTTTCAAGCATGTTTCAGAAATTCTCAAGATTTCTACACTGATTAATATACACGAATATGCAAATTTCTTCCCCTTGGTTATTTAGTCAGCTGGCATTTTTGGGATTTCGGTATCTGAATCTGGATTTTCGTTGTCATACTACAGGGCTGGATGCACCCGGAGCCCCAGTCAGAGAGGGAGGACCTGCTGTATTACGAGCACAAGCCCCTTCCCAAGGCCTGCCCGGGGGCGGAGTCACAGGAGGAGCGGAGCTCGGAGAAAGGCCTGAGACGGCAGCCCAGCAACCCGCTGGACATCGCCGTGATGCGCCTGGCCGAGCTGGAGCGCCACATCGAGAGAAGGTACCTGCGGAGCCCCTTAGGGACAACCATCCAGATCAGGCTGGATAATGTGGGGACGGTCACTGTGCCCGCCCCCGCGCCATCCACTAGCGCTGGAGGGGAAGGGTAGGTCATCCACGCAGCCAGCCTTCATCTCTCTTATCTCTTCCtcttgctcctcctcctcctcctcccctctcttCTGGCTGGGGCGGCTGTGcttgtggcgtgtgtgtgttcacccgGGGCCCGGTTTTTTCCAAAAGGGGTTCCATGGTTTTTGGGTTCAGATTTTAACACCTGCATTTGAGttcctttctgttcttggctgcaTGCGTTCGATTTTTTTGGCCATTCTGTGGACAGGATTTCTCTTCGCTGTCGTTTCGTGAGAGCATGGCGCATTTTAACTACGGGGGCTTCATTTTCGCTCTGAGATTTCACGGGAAGTTTTCATCACGCAGACTGTCAATGCCATTccacaggatgtgtgtgtgccGGATTATAACGATCCCTGTTTAGTCTCCTTTTTCTGTCTGTGGATGACTGTGATGACGTGTTTTGTCTTTAAGGCCTGCGCTATACTCGACACGCGACTTGTAAAATATTCAGCATGATGACGTATGATGCGGCGCGACATGGATCGTGGTCAAAAACCATTTAATATGATTTCATCATGTCTAATAATAAGAAGAGTATACAGATTTGGACGATCATCATGAGAACATACTTAATGTTAATCTTAATTTCAAGCTCTAAACGTTTggtgtaataataaaaagtctATAGTTTGACTGATTTGTTTGTACCGActgatgataaataaatatttttaattattttaaaaataattaaaaatatttttttgtttttgtttgtatggacattattaattatttattatacttaaaattttattataaattaattacacacacaaaacagtttTCCGATTATTCAGACAGCGCCCGAGTCATTTCTGTCAAGTAATTCCGCTGTCCGTCTGTCTCGTACCTGCGCAGGTGTAGTTAACATCAAGTATAGCTCTGGCCTTAAGCTGTAgatgtatgtgtaaatgtgtgtgggtgtgtgtgggtgtgtgtaactGGTCTCTTTGTTGCTGTGTCTCTCAGGGGTGAGGAGGAGATCGCTCCCGGGATGAAGGTGTGGAGGAAGGCTCTGAGCGAGGTGAGGAACTCGTCACAGCTGGCCATGTGCCTGCAGCAGCTGCAGAAGTCCATCGCCTGGGAGAGATCCATCATgaaagtggtgagtgtgtgtgtgtgtgtgaaatctcaGGCTCGGTTTGGATGCCAAGCTGTACACAATGATGAAACGGTATTTTAGGCATGTactaaggtgtgtgtgtgtgtgtgtgtgtgtgtagtactgcCAGATCTGCCGTAAGGGGGATAATGAGGACTTACTGCTGCTGTGCGATGGCTGTGATAAGGGCTGTCACACCTACTGCCACAAGCCCAAGATCAACGCCATCCCTGAGGGAGACTGGTACTGCCCTGCCTGCATCTCCAAGGTAACCgcctctacctcagacacacacacacacactctctctctctctcttgtggcTCATTCAGGGATGGTCAAGAATTTTTGAAAGCTGATCAGTAACTGGACGTGACCCGAGAAAATTACACACAGTGTCAAAACTCAAAACGTTATTTTGCGTCTTCTCTTCGATACGTGAACAGAAttctgtgatgaagtgatgatgccATGAAGAAGGATTATTCATAGTATCCGAGTTCTAAGCATCTCTCGGTCTCAGATACACACcggtttaaaaatatattaaaagagtgatttttttattttcaataattattgatttttaatgaatttatgatCACGGTTAGGTCGATATGTTTTAATCATGGCTTTTTATATCCGTGTATAGTCGATTCCAAACCTTTATACGACTTGATCGATACACCAGGCTGccgcaaaacaaaacacttgccatgaaatgtgtgtgtgtgtgtgtgttttctttttttttgtactaatGCTACAGTAAGCCTAAACAAAAAAGGGCAAATTCCAAAGTGTTTGAAACAGTTGAACCTCCCGGGGGTTGCAGTCTCTCTCCTGTAACTGCATCTGCTTTCAGATGAATATAACTGCAGTTGCTGAATAATTTATAGCAGCTCCTGAATCATGTGCTTTAACTAAATAATAAGCTGGAACTTTATGAAAGGAAGTGAGGCAGGCCATACTGGACTGGAACGGGGAAGTTAATTTCCTTCACTGTCTGCCTTGCTGAATTTGGTATTGGAAATAATCTGGTGTGTTGCATTtgcatagaaatatatatatatatatatatatatatatatatatatatatatatatatatatatatatatatatatatatgtgtgtgtgtgtgtgtgtgtgtgtgtgagagatacttTGGCATTTGTGAAAGTTTCCAAAACGCACACTAAGCATGTAAGAAATGAAGTGCAGCAATATAAGTGTTGAGTGGACTCGAGTGAGATCACGTGCAGATTGAACGCAATGCGAATTCCTCAGGCCAGCAACCAGTCCCCCAAGAACAAGAAACCTCAGAGTCGCATGCAGTCCGGCGGAGGGGGCAAGAAAGCGGCGGAGACGGCcaagaagaacaagaagcaGCAGGAGGCGTGCGAGGATGAGGAGGCAGGCGGAGGCGGCAGCACCAGCAACAGCAGCCCAAAGAAAATAGCCACGGCGTCCAGCCAAGCGAAAAAGAGCTCGCCCGCTCCTCCAGCCGCCAAACCCGAGAGTCCGGCCTGCGTGAAGCGGGCCAAAACGGCCAGGGACAACAACCGCGACCTGGGCCTCTGCAGGTATCtatgtgaaattatttttatattacgtCAAGTATTCATGCATTGCCTCTGATCTAGTTTCAAGAGAAAATATTTGAGACTAGAAAAAGACTCTGAGATCCAGTTTTTCTGATGCTTTACGAAAAGCTGTAAACTAAAGAACTGAGGGCACAAAGCCTTTatctccacacatacattacagcacagtggaactcttttcttcacatataccagctgaggtcagagcacaagggcagagtggagcttggtggtgctggggcttgaaccctgatcctccgatcagcaacccagagccttaaccacctgaaCCACCACTGACCCCATCTTTTCACATATTCTAGCTTATATGATCAAGcgggggtcagagcgcagggtcaagCCATagtacagcacccctggagcaggtggggttaaggaccttgctcaaggcccCCAATGTTTGATATCTTGGCAGCTTGGAggtttgaaccccaaccttctgatcagtgacccAATACCTTGTCCACTGAGCTGTTGCTTCCCTACAAACGAAATTATGCTTTTAGATAAATGTCTGCTAAAACATGCTGACCAAATATGTGCACTGTACGTCACAGTGACTAAAATCTCGGCCACAAAGAAGTTTTCCTGATATCTGTTCCTCTCCTGTAGGATTCTCTTGGCTGAACTGGAGCGGCATCAGGACGCCTGGCCCTTCCTCACACCAGTCAACCTCAAATCAGTGCCCGGGTAccggaaagtcatcaaaaagcCCATGGACTTCTCCACCATCCGCGAGAAGCTCGTCAGCAGCCAGTGAGTCTCTGTTACATCCTCCACCCTGGTGATGCCGTTCAGTTCTTCTGAAACGAATCAGTCTTTGAGTATATCGATTCATTAGAGTCAGTAGATGGAgcataacaataaaaaacaaaaactccaGTTTGAGGAAAAACACAGAATCTTCATAAATTAATTGACTGAATTACGAATGAATCAATTTGACAGAATTATGAAGTGAATCAATTTGGATGAACAAATCACTAAATGAATCAGTTGACTCCTTGAAATGAATTGTTCACCAAAACAAATCATTTGCACTTGGAAAAGTGTttaaagtggatttttttttttttaggtaccAGAACCTCGAGACGTTCATCATCGACGTCAACTTGGTGTTTGACAACTGCGAGAAGTTCAACGAGGACAACTCGGACATCGGCCGCGCGGGACACAACATGAGGAAGTTCTTTGAGAAGAGGTGGACCGAGCTCCTGAAGCA
This genomic window contains:
- the baz2ba gene encoding bromodomain adjacent to zinc finger domain protein 2B isoform X8 codes for the protein MESGERLASPSSTPVSVHTSSSSSSSSVSPASNAKSSLNHGAAASLAACGPLFGVTGSEQPFSVTSVTSVPSAFPVMAHPAFGLLSPGAARPEFGGLGALGVTAALAAHPQLGAFTEWWRAAEAHGRSPAAFFPPFLGLPPLFAPPLQNHEATPYTSKTLSKSSQGPKGVNGALNGSVVSPSTTKGSASVSSSPALNTSAGKPRARKAPPHSNSTAELQGKPSQKPKEKKPHKKQTEGSGMSDSESGSSLDSDIEGVSSSDLDDLGEEEDDDDDDDDDQSKDSEESDSEKEPQKKKKAKVAASNLRPNKKEHSRAAEAWELREGNGPPESSHQKTSTHRVSKSRDRLAQPTSVIQSTGLAVNAKPLALIGQSQHDTSPQRHGSSSPRPLPIASHQPLPLSLCSSPKPLSVPSPPKPLPLSSSPKPPPLSPSPRAWGSAHKSQDSLSSRKLLESSLSHIADYRLKQSLLAHDQEFPLQLKKQQDLYKTSKSSGVVSSSSSSSSSSSILPSKSTSGRTKPPAAQAVAASPSLMLTQTLLGLGHTNGIIQSSTQDTPLALTTKPRSDLPVNLSTGGRKDMSVPASLPAPLPALVPASALPARPRASRKNKTPRALEASKDVSQKHLVKSLVDLFHHGVGEQETPDKKDSDESGEDDDDDDDDDVDDEEEDEEDEDDSLSESDSNSDSELNGSVRKNRDTTETETDGERTQLKLGKNLPLLAAAAAANYSLPDCSPLNLQVIKPSGVATPSIVTGSGALTYHSSPSSSYSVGTSPGSGKRKRVMNEDDLKTPLEMGWRRETRIKSSGGRLQGDVAYYAPCGKRLRQYPDVVKGLQWCPLSEDEVIPRIRAMEGRRGRPPNMERQHGAGNSEGSSSRRRKGRPPNVGHTEFPSPSEAKLLRKLEAQEIARQAAQMKLMRKLEKQALARAAKEARKQQAIMAAEERRKQKEQIKILKQQEKIKRIQQIRMEKELRAQQILEAKRKKREEAANAKILEAEKRLKEREMRRQQAVILKHQELERHRLDMERERRRQHVMLMKAVEARKKAEERERLKQEKRDEKRLNKERKLELRRLELEMLREMKKPNEDMCLTDHKPLPEFSRIAGLVLPGQVFSDCLMVVQFLRSFGKVLGLEQSEVPTLGVLQEGLLNLGNSMGQVQDLLVRLLSSAVCDPGLPPGHRAKSILGDHLTNVGLNRDNVSEVLQQYMEAHCGQMDLADVALSLKTKAFQAHTPAQKASVLAFLVNELACSKSVVSEIDKSLDQMNVLRKDECIVEGKLKKLKNIHAKRTGKREAAGGDEPQATGTPSTGHKRKRKAGDSDDDEDEDDDSDEAVDDDDEDDEEEVKKARKVETCDEDEGDQATSVEELEKQIDKISKQQNLIRRKLFESSHALRSMSYGQDRYRRRYWILPQCGGVFIEGVESGEGPEELEKERERLRNFEPVRIKEEPQEEEEEEEEEETQAEEEQQQPEVQTQAQVKQEEEQRAEKEVKQEDEKPCSPPDKLQEKDAQLLDPASCPLKEAPNPPSDLTSLCHTPDSSMASVTTATASASSPTHSTSKPTVLCSTPADSVPLVAQFGAPPPQFGVPLSLQHHQHLLANDQLLRVLTERSGHWFSLLPRSPCDDSSLVQPTTPLRSSAQPNNVQPRSPPAPSCSPHQHLQPPSASSSPLNAAHDGLGNLTVSPLQVKPGGALLPLPMCGWSGGMISPNLPMCSSPMPLCPLTEGSASPLLAPSVSTSKSGSPAPPGDKPPSAPSPAIDLPRNHDQPQPQPIPEDMLMGWWKMMDMEELQALMKTLHSRGIRERALHKQVQKSMELIPQTFNKNKEVAVMEVSELDEGQVSVETLQEWCVEEQAMETDIALLQQVEELERRVTSASLQVKGWMHPEPQSEREDLLYYEHKPLPKACPGAESQEERSSEKGLRRQPSNPLDIAVMRLAELERHIERRYLRSPLGTTIQIRLDNVGTVTVPAPAPSTSAGGEGGEEEIAPGMKVWRKALSEVRNSSQLAMCLQQLQKSIAWERSIMKVYCQICRKGDNEDLLLLCDGCDKGCHTYCHKPKINAIPEGDWYCPACISKASNQSPKNKKPQSRMQSGGGGKKAAETAKKNKKQQEACEDEEAGGGGSTSNSSPKKIATASSQAKKSSPAPPAAKPESPACVKRAKTARDNNRDLGLCRILLAELERHQDAWPFLTPVNLKSVPGYRKVIKKPMDFSTIREKLVSSQYQNLETFIIDVNLVFDNCEKFNEDNSDIGRAGHNMRKFFEKRWTELLKQTN